Sequence from the Lysobacter capsici genome:
TCGGCGGCTTCGCTCAACTCGACCGCGCCGATCAGCTGCGCCGCGCCGCGGATGCGGTGGGCCGCGTGCTGCAGCACGCTCAGGTCGCCGTCGCGGTGCGCGCGGTGCAGGTCGGCCAGGTCCTGCGCGGTCGCGGTCAGGAAATCGTCGAGCACGTCGCCCGCTTCGCTGTCGCTGTCGTCGAGCAGGCGCCGCAGCACCTCGACGTCGAGCACGCGCATGCGGTCGTGGCCTTCGAGCAGGTTCGGCGGCGGCGGTTCGCTCGGCGCGGTATGCGGCAGCCACTGGCGCAGGCTCGCGGCCAGGCGCGCGACCGCGATCGGTTTGATCAGGCAGTCGTCCATGCCCGCGGCCAGGCAGGCCTCGGCCTCGCCCTTCAGTGCGGATGCGGTCAGCGCCAGGAGCGGCGTGCGGCGCGGGTCGCCCAGGCCGATGCCGGCGCGCGCTTCCTCCTCGCGCAGCGCGCGCGCCAGGCCGTAGCCGTCGAGCCCGGGCATGTGGACGTCCGACAGCAACAACGCGTAACGGCCGCTGCGCCAGCGTTGCAGGCCTTCTTCGCCGCTGGCGACCGCTTCGCAGGCGTAGCCGGCCAATGCGAGCTGGCGCGCGATCACCAGGCGGTTGGTCGGGTGGTCGTCGATCAACAGGATCAGGCTGCGTTCGCGCTCGGCGGTGGCGAGGTCGGGCAGCGGTCGCGGCACCAACGTCAGATGGGTCGGCAACGCCGCCGGCGCGGCGTCCAGTTCGGCCTGCGATGCGCGCGCCAGGGCCACGCGCAGGCGCAAGGTGGTGCCGATGCCCGGTTCGCTGTGCAGGCTGATCTGCCCGCCCATCAATTCGGCCAGGCGCTTGCAGATCGCCAGGCCCAGGCCGGTGCCGCCGTAGCGGCGGGTGGTATCGCCGTCGGCCTGGTTGAACGGTTCGAACAGGCGCTGCTGCTGTTCGGCGCTGATGCCGATGCCGGTGTCGGTGACGCGCAGGCACAGCAGGTCGCGCGCGGGCGGCGGCGTGACGCCCGATGCTGAATGTCCCTTCGCGCCGGAGGCCGGATCGCTGCTGTCGGTAGCCGTCGAATCCGCGTCGGCAGCGTCCGTATCCAGGTTCGTCAGCTCTCGCCCTTCGTATTCCAGCGCGACTTGAATCACGCCGCGCTCAGTGAACTTGACCGCGTTGGACAGGAAGTTGCCGACGATCTGGCGCAGCCGCAGCGCATCGGCGTGATGCGCCGGCGCGATCCGCGGGTCGATGTGGCAGCTGAGTTGCACGCCGCGGCTGGAGGCCGCGCCGAGGAAGCCGGCGACGGTGGTGCGCAGCAGCGCCGGCAGGTTGACCGCGTCGGTCGCCAGTTCCAGCCGGCCGGCCTCGATCTTCGAGAAATCCAGGATGTCGCCGATGATCTGCAGCAGCGATTGCGAGGAATGCTGGATCACCTCCAGCGCGTGCCGCTGCTCGGGGTCGAGCCGCGAATGCGACAGCACTTCGATCATCCCGGTCACGCCGATCATCGGCGTGCGGATCTCGTGGCTCATCGCCGCCAGGAACGAGGACTTGGCCCGGTTGGCGTCCTGCGCGCGCGCTTCGCTGGCGCGCAGCGCGCGCTCCAGCCGCTTGAGCGCGCTCAGATCGGCGGCGACCACCAGCAGGCCCGGCGCGTCGTCCTCGCCCTCGCGCGTGAGCGAGACCGCGAGCAGCGCCGGCACCCAGGTGCCGTTGCGATGGCGCAGACGGGTTTCGCGCGGCGCGGCGTGGCTGCGCGCGAGTTCGCGCAGCGCGGTCCAGTCGGCGAACACCGGTTGCTCGAGTTGGTTGCTCAGCTCGGCCGCCAGGGTCTTCAGCGCGCGCGGTTCGAACACCGCTTGCAGCGATTCGTGTCCGACCAGATCGGCCTCGCGCACGCCGAGCAGGCGCTCGGCGAAAGGATTGACCAGGGTGAAGCGGCCGTCGCCGTCGACCGCGAGGATCGCGGTCTGCGCCGAATCCAGCAGCGAAGCCTGGAAGCGTTCGCGGCGTTCGAGTTCGGCGCGGGTGCGTTCGTTGCGGATCAGCTGGCCGGTCAGTTCGGTCTCGAAGCCGAGCACGTCGCGGCGCATGTCGATGAAGGCCTGCATCACCGCGCCCAGTTCGCCCGACGGCAGCTCGCCGGGTTCGGCGGTGTAGTCGTGATCGCGCATGCGCCGCGCCAGCCAGGTCAGCCGGTCGATGCCGCGCGAGGCGTTGCGCAGCACGCGCCGGCCGATCAGCGCGGCCAGCCCGAGCGCCAGCAGCGAGACGATCAGCCGCAGCAGGCTGACTTGTTCGCTGCGCACCAGGTCGGCGCGCACCACCGCGTCGGTCTGGGTGAGTTCCAGGTCCGACAGGATCTGCAGGCGCTGGGTCAGCGGATCGATCGCCGGGTACAGGCGGGTGTCGGCGAAGCGGCCTAGCGCCGGCAGGTCGCGGCGGCGCAGGATCGCGCGCAGCTCGGCCGCGGCCGCGTCGGCGGTGCGGCGGGCCAGCGCGGCGGCGTGCAGCTGTTCGGTTTCCTGCGCGGTATGCGGCAGGGTCTGCAGCCGCAGCCAAGCCTGGTCGATGCGGCGCTGCGCGCCCTCGACCCGGGCCAGCCCCTCGTCCCAGCCGACCAGGTCGTTGCGCACGCGGAAGGTGGTGTCGACCACGTCCAGGCCGTAGCCGTCGGAGATGGTCTTGATCAGGCGCAGGCCGAGCAGGGCGTCGTCCTGCAGGGTCTGCAGGGTGCGGCGCGCGCGCTGCTGTTCGATTTCGTCGATCACCAGCACGCTGGCGCCGGCCAGCAGGAACAGCGCGAACAGGCCCCACAGTTGGCGGCGGATGCTGAAACGATCGAGCCAGGCGAACACGGCGGCTCAGTGCTCGGGCCGGCGCCAGCGGCTGAGCATGGCCGGCAGTTCCTCGCCGGGCACGGCGTCGCCGATCAGCCGGCCCTGCGCGGTGGTGCAGCCCAGTTCGGCCAGCATCTGCCAGTCCTCGATGGTTTCCACGCCCTCGGCGACCGCGTCCAGGCCGAGCTTGCGCGCCAGGTCCAGGCTGGCCTCGACCACCGCGCGCTTGCGCGGCTGCTGGCTGGCGCCGGCGACGAATTCCTGGTCGATCTTCAATTCGGTGAACGGCACCTGCGACAGCTGCGACAGCGACGACCAGCCGGTGCCGAAATCGTCGATCGACAGGCCGAAGCCCTTGAGCCGCAGCCGCGCCAGCACCGCCAGGCCGCGCGCGGCGTCGGCCATCAGCGAGCTCTCGGTGAGTTCGAGCACGATCTCGGCCGGATCCACCCCGGCCTCGCGCACGATGCGCTGGTAGCGGTCGGCGGCGCCGGTGTCGTCCAGGGTCGAGGCCGAGACGTTCACCGACAGCTTCAGCCGCAGCCCGGCGCGGTCCCAGTCGCGCTTCCAGCGGCAGGCCTGGGCGAGCATGCGTTCGGTCAGTTCGTCGAGCAGGTGATCGCGCTCGAGCACCGGCACGAAATGCTGCGGCAGGATCACCCGGCCGTCGCCGCGGCGCCAGCGCGCGAGCGCTTCGACCCCGATCACCCGGCCGTTGCTCAGCTCCACCTGCGGCTGGAACCACGGCACGATGTCGCCGCCGGCCAGGGCGGCGCGGACGGCCTCGGTGGTGATCTCGCCGGGCGAGTCTTCCTCCACGTCGGCCGTGGTTTCGCGCAGGCTGCCCAGGGCCGTCGCCAGTTTGGCTTTGGTCAGCGGCTTGGCCACCGCGTCGAGCACGCGCAGGCCGCAGGCGCGGGCCATGGTCTGCACGGTATGCAGCAAGGCCGCGTCGAGCGCGCTGACCACCAGCACCGCGCGGGCCAGATGGCGCTGGGCGAGGTGGTCGATGAATTCGATCCCGTCCATGCCCGGCATGTCCAGGTCGACCATGACCACGTCCGGCGGTTGCGTCATGGCCTCCAGCAGGCGCAGCGCGCTGGCGCCGTCGGCGGCCTCGAAGGCGCGGGCGACGCCCAGTTCCGACAGCAGGCGCAGCGCCATGCGGCGCTGGAAGCCGTGGTCTTCGACCACCAGGACGCTCAGTGCCGATATGGACATCAGTTCCCCGGCCGCGCAACGCAACCACAGGCCGACCGCGTCGGCCGCGTACGGCGACTTTAGCCGTGTAGGGAGTTCAACGGGAACAAGCAGCGCGAACGGCCGGTGCGGCGCGCGGCGGGCGTGATCGGCGACCGGCGCCGCAGTGGCCGCCGGTCACGCTATCGGTGTCTGACTGGGTCGGATCGCGATGGCGGCACGCGCGTGTCGGCGAGCGCCGCGGCGAGGCACACGTTGCATGCACCTGAGCCCGCGCGATTCAGCCGATCGGGCTCAGGGCCACTTCGGCGGTTTCGCGGCCCAGGCCTGCTGCACTTCGGCCAGGGTCGCGCGCTCGCTGTCGCGCCATTCCGGCAGCAGCTCGGCGTAACGCGCGCTGGTGCGCCACTGGTCGGGCTCGGTGCGCACCGCGGCGGCGTACCACTGCACCGCTTCGTCCTTGCGGCCCAGCGTCCACAGCACCAGGGCGTAGGTCGGCGGCATCCACGAGGCGTTGACGGTGCGCGCGTTGTGGATCGTGGCCCACAGCCTGAACGCGTCTTCCGGCGCGCCGGCGCGGAACTGATCCCAGGCGTAGTTCCAGTTGATCGAACGCCAGAACGTGCTGCCGCCGTCGACTTCGCGCAAGGCGCGGCCGTACAGCTGACGGCCCAGGTCGTTGCGGCCGGCCTGCATCGCCAGATGGGCGAGCTGGGCGGCTTCGTTGGGCGCGTGCGCCTTGCGTTCGAGGATCTTGGCCAGGCGATCGGTCGCCGCGTCGCCGGTTTCGCGCACCGCGATCACCGGCTTGGTGGTCTGCGCGTCGGCGTCGAAGTAGAACTCGTTCGGCTTGGGCAAGGTCTGGGCGCCGGCGGCGCCGGCGAACAAGGCCGCGGCGAGTGCCGTGGCCAATAACAATTTACGCGTGAACATGTACGTGGATCCCCCTGTAGGCGCTCATATGCTAACCGTTCGAATGCCGGTTCCATGAACGGGCGCACATACTTCGCCCA
This genomic interval carries:
- a CDS encoding tetratricopeptide repeat protein; translated protein: MFTRKLLLATALAAALFAGAAGAQTLPKPNEFYFDADAQTTKPVIAVRETGDAATDRLAKILERKAHAPNEAAQLAHLAMQAGRNDLGRQLYGRALREVDGGSTFWRSINWNYAWDQFRAGAPEDAFRLWATIHNARTVNASWMPPTYALVLWTLGRKDEAVQWYAAAVRTEPDQWRTSARYAELLPEWRDSERATLAEVQQAWAAKPPKWP
- a CDS encoding EAL domain-containing response regulator; translation: MSISALSVLVVEDHGFQRRMALRLLSELGVARAFEAADGASALRLLEAMTQPPDVVMVDLDMPGMDGIEFIDHLAQRHLARAVLVVSALDAALLHTVQTMARACGLRVLDAVAKPLTKAKLATALGSLRETTADVEEDSPGEITTEAVRAALAGGDIVPWFQPQVELSNGRVIGVEALARWRRGDGRVILPQHFVPVLERDHLLDELTERMLAQACRWKRDWDRAGLRLKLSVNVSASTLDDTGAADRYQRIVREAGVDPAEIVLELTESSLMADAARGLAVLARLRLKGFGLSIDDFGTGWSSLSQLSQVPFTELKIDQEFVAGASQQPRKRAVVEASLDLARKLGLDAVAEGVETIEDWQMLAELGCTTAQGRLIGDAVPGEELPAMLSRWRRPEH
- a CDS encoding ATP-binding protein; its protein translation is MFAWLDRFSIRRQLWGLFALFLLAGASVLVIDEIEQQRARRTLQTLQDDALLGLRLIKTISDGYGLDVVDTTFRVRNDLVGWDEGLARVEGAQRRIDQAWLRLQTLPHTAQETEQLHAAALARRTADAAAAELRAILRRRDLPALGRFADTRLYPAIDPLTQRLQILSDLELTQTDAVVRADLVRSEQVSLLRLIVSLLALGLAALIGRRVLRNASRGIDRLTWLARRMRDHDYTAEPGELPSGELGAVMQAFIDMRRDVLGFETELTGQLIRNERTRAELERRERFQASLLDSAQTAILAVDGDGRFTLVNPFAERLLGVREADLVGHESLQAVFEPRALKTLAAELSNQLEQPVFADWTALRELARSHAAPRETRLRHRNGTWVPALLAVSLTREGEDDAPGLLVVAADLSALKRLERALRASEARAQDANRAKSSFLAAMSHEIRTPMIGVTGMIEVLSHSRLDPEQRHALEVIQHSSQSLLQIIGDILDFSKIEAGRLELATDAVNLPALLRTTVAGFLGAASSRGVQLSCHIDPRIAPAHHADALRLRQIVGNFLSNAVKFTERGVIQVALEYEGRELTNLDTDAADADSTATDSSDPASGAKGHSASGVTPPPARDLLCLRVTDTGIGISAEQQQRLFEPFNQADGDTTRRYGGTGLGLAICKRLAELMGGQISLHSEPGIGTTLRLRVALARASQAELDAAPAALPTHLTLVPRPLPDLATAERERSLILLIDDHPTNRLVIARQLALAGYACEAVASGEEGLQRWRSGRYALLLSDVHMPGLDGYGLARALREEEARAGIGLGDPRRTPLLALTASALKGEAEACLAAGMDDCLIKPIAVARLAASLRQWLPHTAPSEPPPPNLLEGHDRMRVLDVEVLRRLLDDSDSEAGDVLDDFLTATAQDLADLHRAHRDGDLSVLQHAAHRIRGAAQLIGAVELSEAADALEQAARAQDWNLALPLLSDVETAVERLRRLPR